In Cryptococcus neoformans var. neoformans B-3501A chromosome 3, whole genome shotgun sequence, the DNA window TTGACATCTAACACGGAGACTCACCAAAGCTGAAACAAGCGAAAAACGCAAGCGCTCCCGCAACAGCACTGGCTCTGAAAGCAGCACCCCTGCCAGACTTGACCAATAGACACAAACAGTACAAGGCCTCGAGAAGAGAACAGACGAGCAACGCGACTACCGCGGGAGGATATGTGTTACTGTAGTGTCGTACCTTGatgatcatgatgatgtcgaGGATGAACTTAAAAAAGCATCAGTCAAGTCCCAGCCATAGACCTGGCCCAACGACGCACTGATGAGTAGGCAGTGACGAGAAGCAACCCCATCAAGAAGGGCTTGAGCGATCGAAACCTGTGAATTTTTTTTACATTAGTCTTCGTTGCTCCGCTACACACTAGCAGGATGCTTACCAGGAGCCGGCCATTGTGTTTGATCTTGCAAAAATTAGGGGTAGTTCAGATAAGAAGTGAAGTCGTTGATGAAAGAACAAGCGAAGTTGATCAGAGGCAGGACGTTTATATTATATTATAGAGTACTTGGTTGGATGGGGGTCAAAGAGAGAACATTCGGGTGGTGCTTTCCTTTATATTTAGTCGGAGTGGTCAATTATGAATTACCAGCTGGTGTACACCAGTCATTTCCGTGGGAAGATTCGGTCATCGCTCAAGGGTCCATTTCCTTGACGATATAGAAGTTGCGAAATACATGATATGAGGGATATCAAATGAGAGAATATCTGACTGCAGGAGATATCCGTCGCCCTTCCGTCGCCCGTcccatgatgatggaatTACTTGCGTCATTTTCTGCTCATGTCCGTAACTACCCCTCTGCCGCTTTTATTGCCACAATCCCACAAATGATTCAGCATACGTAGGACGTAAAGATCTACGGCAAAAGCCGAGAGAACATTTAATTATATAGAGTTCGCTTCTAAGACGATGGATTTAGCTACAGGGAGAGCtaaagtggaggtggtCCACTTGTCATGTCCGGAAGTATTattcatcaacatcaatACCGCGACGGCCGCGGTGGTTGTAATTTCGCCATTTTAACAACTACAATAATGAGCCTTTGTGGAGGGAGGAGTGTGGTAAAAGAGTAAAACCACTTTAAGTTTGCAAAAAGTTTTATTTAAAAGTACAGGTTACAGAAGAGGCCAATTTGGCTGACCGACTTGCAAGTTGCAAGTGCAATAAGAGCGTGGACTGCATCAAATTAATAGTAATCCGATTTTCTAGGTTGATTCCTTCACATTTACTATGATGGGATGGGTATGGACGGACGTGGGTAAGAACGGGCGGGAGGGTCAAGGATGGAGGGTTACTGGAGGGGAGCGctgagggagagagaaaaacaGAAGGGCCACTACTACTGCAGAATTGCATAGTATACCAGACAGGTTCTCGCTTCACGCACTACATTATTATAGTGGCGAATGACGACGGAGGAGAACGGAAGACGGATAATGGATATGTCGGACTTCTTTAAATCGCTCAGATCTTggcctttcttcttcctgcgACGCATTCCCATAAATCTTACATATTCCTACTATCGATACTACTgtaaaaggaaaaaaaatgaggAAAGAACTGAAGGCCAAGCCGCTCATCACCTTTTTAGAAATAAATACGACGTCCATTGGGAGGGGGGTTCAGAtagccaagaagaagagatacgTAGTTACTTATTAGGAACATGGGAGAGTAGgctcctttctttttcttggctCCCTTATTATGGCTTTCCCTCCTGGCGCCTAGAAGATGAATAATTATTATTTGCATAACATATTTTTAACAAACATGTCCGTCGTTCGCGCAAAAAATTCTCCCGTTGACGTCACCAGGGCCATCAGTATCCTCTCTTTTTAGGCTCGCGAAAAATTGGCAGTGAACTTCGTCGTGAGCCTACCATTAATTATATCAACGAATGAGACTAATTATTTATTTAGCTTACGCTTGCGGCGTCAATAAAAAATGAAGCTTAAAGAAGCAGTTAAGTTCAGTTAGCGGATCGGTTCGTTCCTCGTTTTAAGTCATAGATGTATCAACAGAAGTCGGAATTTCGATGGCGCTATTAGAACTGCTACGTAGAGAAGGCAATATTGCGCATCAACAAATGCCAGACGGGAAGGAAGTGGGACCCAATACTACGAGTGCTGACCAGGACGAAAGAAGCGAACGAATGAAGGGGCATGGGACTGGAGAATGatacagaagaagagcacgACAGCAAAAGGAACATCAGGAAGCAGCATCAGGCAGCTGTCACGTTAAGTACGATTGAAACCTTtctgatgaggaggagatcaGCAAGCTTCTTCTGGCTGTTCTGAATGACCCGGCAGGTTTACGGTTACCATTAAAATTAAGGATATATATAACAAGAGTTGTCTTACGTAATTAGAGGATAGCATCACCAATCGGTGTCCCAATCGCCCCCCCAACAGGAGTCACACCAGGCACACCTTGAAAGCAGAAACaaatcaacaacaacaatcaaTTATGGGCAAGCCACTTTGTTTGTCAGTAACAGCATCTCCATTTCATTTTCCTTAGTCCACACGTATCCGGCGCCATAATGTCGATGATACAAAAGACTCCCCCAAGGCTTCCCGCTTCATTTCTTGTCGAAGAATCTTCAGAGACTCCTGGTCCCTCTCGAGCTAGGATCAACAACCTCCAACACCAAGTAAGCGAGTTGGTGCGGAAGAATCAAACTTTAGAAGTACGCGAAATTGGCCATCATC includes these proteins:
- a CDS encoding hypothetical protein (Match to ESTs gb|CF193820.1|CF193820, gb|CF193502.1|CF193502, gb|CF189292.1|CF189292), with the translated sequence MAGSWFRSLKPFLMGLLLVTAYSSFILDIIMIIKVRHYSNTYPPAVVALLVCSLLEALYCLCLLVKSGRGAAFRASAVAGALAFFACFSFACVVATTVLRHHRQYCNPDLEDNSDLCGVLRGTMGLGWMLFGLNLIWLCLMPVLVSGQGTWSHYYNDLPYEERDIEEEKAPVH